Part of the Quercus robur chromosome 5, dhQueRobu3.1, whole genome shotgun sequence genome, atgggtatgaGAGGTGAGGATGGGTTTAGGAACGTGGCTGTGAAGAGAATCAAAATTAGTATTATTGAATAGTTGTGACTTGTGATGGCGATGAAAAAAAACTAGGTGTTTGGTTTTTTCTTGCGGTAATTATAGTGGCGGCTCCATGAATTTTTCTCAGGGTGTTCCATAAGGAGTATAAATTACACAACCCACTATGCATTATCTATGGCTCAACCCATTgtctaatataatttaatttgtttgtcttttataatgtattagttaattaaattattaattattattgtttagttgcTTCATTACTTTTCTTTACTAACTACTAGCAGTTTAGCACACACTCCACTGTGAATGAACACACATCCCATGTGCATTATCTATGGCTCAACCCACTACCTAgtgcctaacataatttaattttttgtcttttatactGCCTCTACATACCTTTAGCCTTTACTGCCTCTACCTATCCACTTCCCTAATTCAAATATCCCACCCCACGGTGCCATGGCCCCCATCCACTGCCCACTCAACAGATAAGAGTCACAAGAGCCAATCAACATTCcacaaaattaaacatataaaacattcaTAACACACAAAATTGACAATACACAAAATGACAAACTTACAAACCAATAAAgtcaaaatgtcaaataaagtTATAAAGTAAAGGCAGTTAGACATTCAGacaaagagaaatagagaaacaGAGAGATAAAGAGAATCTCATTTTGgttcaaagagaaagaaagagagaactCCGTCCTCACTCAGTCACTCTCAGATTAGAGCACAGCAATTAGCAAAGCCAAAGATGTAAGATTTAGATGAGATATACtgatagagaaaaagagagagaagtaaaaAGAACTAAAATACCTTGAAGCCTGAGGGGTGGCACCGCGGCAGCATGTCTAGGCGAGGACTCAAGGGACGAGGGTCGAGGTGATGAGGCAAGCCAAGCTATCTCTGATTCGATTTCCTATCTCGCTGACGCTGTTGCTCGAGTTTGAGGCGGTCCAGGTGAAGGCGCCATCACATCGATGTGCTTGGAGCTTGGTCGTTGATGAGGTTTTTATTGTTTAGGTTAGGAGTTCAATTCTGATTTCAGTTTTACTAATTTGCTTTAccatttgatgattttgatcaATCGGTGGACACGTATTAGTaatttgggttttggttggttggttggtttttttttttttttttttagaatccgtTTAGGTTGGGCCGTATttagttaataaaaatttaactaaattttttttgagaatccgtttgggttagttttgtttaggattgatgttgggctttCTTTCCCTAGGGTGGGGCTTGctctgttatttatttatttttattttttaaagtttttagttaaaaaaaaattttgggctttttctttttgcttaaaagtagaacaaataatggagcaaaatttaattttattggcataaaaaaaattgaggttgttctcaaattttttttgaagggtattcaaataactaatatatatatatatatatatatttttttttttttcaggtcagggtggtcctgAGACCACCCTGCCCTTAACATGGCGCCACCACTAGGTAGTTAGTGAATAAGTAAATGTATAGAGATAGAGAGCGGTTGAGGATGAATCCAAGCAAAGAGGATTTAGAACTTAGGAGGGACTTTGATGGagcatattttgaaaaaattgaactttttaTTTCTGTTTGGCTTCTGGCCTTGTTTAGAGCTGGTATATGAAACAAAAACATGCTTCCacaatggaaaaaagaaaaaaaaagtaaaagaaatttaatatatataatttattttaatttgatgtggTAATACAATTGACTGTTAATGTGgcatgaaatttatttttttatttttattctatttgacACATCAACTTTTTCCATCCAAACGATTACGACAGGAACTAAATTGACATGACGCtgaaaaggttagggaccaaattagcacaattaaaaatttagggaccaaattaacacaattaaaaatttagggATCAAATTATAATATGGTACAAATGATAAGGGccaactttgtaatttaccctataTTCTAACATTCGCTACAAATGTAAAGTGGACAATTATGGAAAAATTGAGCTTGGAAGGAAAGTTTTCAATGCTAGCTAGGAAAGTCTACAATGctcattaaataaattaagatcaatacttaaaaaaaaaaactgtctaaTCAATGCTTAAAAAAACCGTCTAAGAGTAAGAATCTCTAGAAGTGTGTGATGCACatgaaaaatgcaaaaacaaatgTCGTGCTACGGGAAAAATCTATCATGTGTCAGGCGCATGAGATACCAACTCTAGAACACATGTAGTTACATCTCCAATATGTGTATTGTGCGGAGCAAAGATTTATGGAAGTCAAATAGTAGGTCAAGTGTGTTTTCAAAACGAAACTGCTGCATGAGAGCTTTCAGGCTAAAGGGACCTAGATGTAGATTTGAGGAGTTTAAGTATAGATGAAGTCCTATGGATCATTGAGGAACATGAGGAAATGGTCACAAAGTGCATTTAGTGTGCTACTTGGGTAAAAGAAAACACCAAAAGATGCTTGAATAATCATAGCACAACGACTGAATGAGATTGTTAAAGGTCATACGAATGTGGCATTGacaagaaagattaagagaGAACAAGCGAAAGTAAGAGGTGAATTAAGGTGGTTTAACATGAAGGTTTACATCTAGGGCAGTCCAAAATAACTACATTTTGcaatactaaattttttgagTAATGCTAGGGGCACATTATTTTCCGCATCCAAATTCACACCCTACTTATGTGTCAACTCTTAATTGACACATAAGCTGGATGTAAATTTGAGTTTGGGAAGGGATGCATCCCTAACATTTCTCAAATCAtttattacaatatatatatatatatatatgataaatcTAAAATCATAGTATtccatgaaaatttttaaagcaTGATCTTACTCCATTACAAAAATATTCTTATAGATTCTAACACATCTCCCATGTTAAACTTATGATGCCAACATAAACATTCTTGGCAGAATATGTCTTCTTTAAACAATTGGCTGTAATTTAACATGTATTTACTCCTTGAGTTATGGAACTCATTGGGTcaattgtgtttggttggaggtaaaatatttttcaaccttaaaatattttcaagtgaaaatatttttcagaatAGATGTTATTTTCAAGTATTTGGTTGTATTCTTGGAagtatttctaaaaatattttccattgtttggttgtgttcttgaaaatgCTATGGAAAcataatttcttatattttctcaatttccaatcacatatataaattttagattaaaaaatcGTGTTCAAGGTCAGACAGTGGTGGCGGCTAGCAATCACTGGACATCGACAACAGTAGTTGGCTACCTGAGTTTGGGGATGTTAGTGGGGGATTGTGGTTGGGTGGTAGACACTCAGGGTACGAGGGTGGTGATTTGCATAATGAGTTTTGGGTGAAATTGGAAATGGTTTACAAAAAAATGAAGTGTAAACCAATTCCACCataagtgtttttattttacggtctacatgaaaacattttcctttattcTAAACACCCGTAAATGCcgaaaatattttctgaaaatcaattttcattGAACCAAACATAGCTAAGCTCCATTTcttatattgtaaaatattttacggaaAACGTTTTCAACATTTTATCTTGTTCattttgttgtaaaatgttgatcaaattgaaaacattttcaattgaCCCtaaaatgttttgtaaaatattttataaaaatatacgTGGCAAAATATTGTACAAAAACAAAGGCTCTCCCCCATTTGCCAGCCATCAATGTTCGCTAGGGCCTAGGAGGTACTGACAACGAGTAAACGGATCACCGAGAGAGCATGGGATTTCTCTAAATAATACAAGGGACAAAAGTGTCTTTGAAGAAAATGGGGTGTCCAAGTGATCAAGTATGGGCGTCCAAATTGCACAAAATAATGTCGTTTTGTAGGACAGAAAAGACctgaaaaagtaattaaattaaaaaaaagaaaaaaaagaatagaagacTTAAGAGAGTCTGTCATTGTAGTACATGCAAGTGGAATGAAAGAGAAAagacagagagaaagaaagaaagagcaaaaagaaagagagagaaaagagaagaaaaaaagatgagttTGCTGAGGTCTGACAAAGCCACCACCCCATTGATGACCGCCACGCCACCTTCTTCTCTCTTAGCTTCCTCTGCCGCCGCCTCTTCATCCCTCTTCCCCACTGGTCCTTTCTCTGTTATTCTATTCCCCGCAGATCCCTATACTTTTACTTATTCTcctaaaatttcttttgtttgagGTTATATTAATCTTGGGGTGTGTGAAAATCTGTACTCaaaagactctttttttttttctttttttgaagtatttgcAAGGATCAGGTAGAgtttttgattgtgttttgggCTTTTCTCATGTGTATAGATAGATATAAGGTGCTCTGATCAAAGCAGTGAACTTGGGTTTCCCAGTTGGTGAGAGATGGGACTGAATTTCTCTATAAACTCACTGCACTTTTactgaacccaaaaaaaaaaaaaaaagaacccaattTCCCTGAAATCTCTCTTACCCTCAGATTGAGACCTCACCTTTCTGCACCTATCCACGTCCGACACTCGTACACACTCAACTTTCCAGTCTTCCAGATAGCACAGAAAAAGCAAGCTAGCTCTTTTTTCCCTAAACTTTATTTTTCACTCTTTATTTACCTTCTTTATTAGGGAGAGAAACGGCTGGGATGATGAAAATCTtgggggattttttttaaatatagagAGATTGAGTtcttattagattttatttttctttgtttttttctctggTGTATATTTGGTAATGAAGTTGAAGTGccttggttttgtggtgggttggtAGGTGGGAACGAGAGGATTGCAATTTGCATGCACACAAAGAGTAACGATGGGCGTTAGTTTTTTGCACTGTGTAGATTCTCAAAGCCTAGAGACAGACACGTTGAGTTTCCAAAACTGAAACGCTCCAAATTGAGAGTCCACTTCCCCCAAAACCTGCATGCGAACCAAAGCCAAAACCTTCACAATATATAGACAAAACCCACAAGATAAATCACACCCACcaccaaaaagaaacaaaagatttGGACTTTTAAGGCTTTCGATTGACACAGAGAGATGCAGCAAGAGATTAGAGATGGAGAAGGATCAGAAGACATGAAGCCACAAAGTCAAGACCAAAGATTGAAGCCTATGCAACTGGACAatcagcagcaacaacaacagcCTCAGCAGCCTCAGAAATGCCCCCGCTGTGAGTCTCTCAACACCAAGTTTTGTTATTACAACAACTATAGCCTGTCTCAGCCGCGTTACTTCTGCAAGACTTGTAGAAGGTATTGGACTCAAGGAGGAACCCTCAGAAACGTTcctgttggtggtggttgtcgAAAGGGAAAGCGTGCTAAAACCTCATCATCAGCGTCTTCTAGCGAGAATTCAAGGTCTCATCAgccacaacaacaaaatttgGCAAACCCACCTGCTGTAATTCCTTCTAATCCAGTTATCACAAGAAGTCCAGCTCTAAGGACTAAAGAACATGGTAATTTAGCTTCACCTTCCGCACCATCAATCCCTTCAATTTCACCATACTATGCGGCAGGTGGGTACTTGTCTTCTTTGGCAGCAATTCAATCTTTGAATCAATCACAGACTTACAGTCAAGCTCTAGGTGTTGGAGATGATTTAGGGGGTTCTTCAAATTTGAGTCTGCTACAGGGTTTTAGTGTCCCTTCTTTT contains:
- the LOC126726001 gene encoding dof zinc finger protein DOF3.4-like, whose amino-acid sequence is MQQEIRDGEGSEDMKPQSQDQRLKPMQLDNQQQQQQPQQPQKCPRCESLNTKFCYYNNYSLSQPRYFCKTCRRYWTQGGTLRNVPVGGGCRKGKRAKTSSSASSSENSRSHQPQQQNLANPPAVIPSNPVITRSPALRTKEHGNLASPSAPSIPSISPYYAAGGYLSSLAAIQSLNQSQTYSQALGVGDDLGGSSNLSLLQGFSVPSFGSQQQQRQIQQTQFYQMGNRDRNMEHLYPTEETLIQSNRPTSSSSQHDWHHSFINNTNNQTASDSALWTMSTATTTTTTGNTNNNNNTGSTLNPSQWPDLPGYGPRS